CCCCAAAGGTCATAGATAAATTTGTTCTGCCCAATCACCCCCGCGACCACAGGCCCCGAAGCTATACCGATGCGAAGCCGCAGTTTTTCGGGTACCGCCGCGTTTTCTTCTTCTAAGATCCTCATCATGCCCAATGCCATGTTGAAGCAGCGTTCGGCGTGATTGTCGACTGCGTGCGGCAACCCCGCACCGACCATGTACGCGTCGCCGATCGTTTTGATTTTTTCAAGACCGAGCGCCTGCGCGAGGGCATCGAACAGGCTGAAGATGCGGTTGAGTAATGCCACAAGCTCATGCGGATTCATGCGGCGAGACAGACTCGTAAAACCTTCGATATCGGCGAACAGCACCGAGACATTATCGAAATAATCGGCGATCGTGCGCTCTCCCGAAAGAAGCCGGTTCGCGACAGTTTCTGGAAGCATGTTCAAGAGCAAAGCTTCAGACTTCTTCTTCTCTTCGCCGAGCTGGCGGCTCTGCTCTTCGATTGTGCGGCTCTGCATAAATTCGATGCGCGCGTTCTGTTCGAAGAAAAATACCGACACCAGACCGGCGGTATTGACGAACGCAATAATGGCAATGCCGAACACCGCATCGTTGAGCGGCAGGGGCCTGCCGAACACGAGATAGGCGATGTACTGGCCGATCACCAGCGTCGACGCTATAACCGCAAAGAAAGTACGCAGCCGCAGCATCGCAAAGGTGTAGATGATGATACAGATCACCAATCCATAACCGTACTTGATGTAAAACTCGTCGGGCGAAAGGTGCATCAGTAAGATCGCGCACGTATTGCTGAATACATTGGCAGAAACGAGCACCCACTGCAGATAAAAGAAACGCCGCAGCATCGGAATCACGATCGCCGCCATCAGGTGCGTCGGAAAAATAAAGCCGTAAATGAATCGCCAGGTGCGTTCAAACATCTCGGGTTGAATGAGGTAGGCAATGACACCGAGTACGGCATAGCCGAACGTGCCGAAAGCAAAACCCCAGCGCGCCTGCCGGGCTGCTTTTTCATTGTTGTCGTGAATAAAACGGTGCTCGAGTGTACGGTCGTCAAAACTGGGGTAAAGGTAGCTGCGAAACTTCACAGGCGAAGTTTTTAAAGAGAGGGCGGTTGGCAAGCGGGTGACGGATTGTCGTTTTATGCGTTTGGCTTTGGGCCTACGCCCAAAGCCAAACGCTAAATTACTCTTAGATCATGCGCCCTTGCAACCAGAGCCAACTCATCGTCGAAAGTCGCCAGATGAAGAACTTCGTTTTCAACTTCGCGAATTTTTAAAGCGGTCGCCAGATGCAGCGCGTCGAGCGTACCGACTGGTAAAAAGAACGGTTCTGCTGCACGGCTGACAATGTCAGAACTCAGATCGAGCATGTTCACCTGATCGAGGTATTGCTGCAGCTGCTGGCCGATGCTGACGTAGCTTTCATCACTGATCAGCCGACGCTGGTGGTGTCGGTCAAGTGTTCTGCGGCATTCAACATTCAAGAGCAGGCTCGAATAGACTTCGGCGCCTGGGGGCAAGGCTGCAACAGTCGATTGCCGCAACATGACTCTAAGCAGCCACGAGCTGTCGATATAGACTTTCATATACGCTCTTTGCGCCGGTCTTCAAGAAGCAGATCAACCGGGTCAAAATCGACTTCAATGACAGGTTTCAAGAAGCGAAAGGGCGCTTTTGCCCTTGAGTAGAATTTCAACGTCGCTTTCGCTTCGATGGGCATGAGGCGCGCCACCGGCACATCGCGCTGAACGATCTCAACCCCCCCGGTCTTCTTCAGCTTCTTAATCTCGGCCGAGAGGTGTGTTTTTAGCTTCGAAATGGTTATCGTCTGCATAGACTATATATAGTCATATATGGTCTGGTGCGTCAATTATTTATAGTCTGCAGCGGGCGCCTGTCAAAACGCGTGCTGCATGCTCATGGTATAATGAGCAAACTGCTCTTGCGGCTTGACCGCGCTGGTTTTCTGTTGCAGGTCGAGTGCTTTGTAGAGATCGTTGTTATAAAGACGGCTTGCTGCGGCAAACTTGCTGTCGGCGACCCCGGCGAACAAGAAAGAAGCGGCAATCGATACCCCACCGCCGACTGGCGAAGGTTAACTCACCCCCTAGCCCCCTCTCTTGCAAAGAGAGGTGGATTTGTGCGCCCTTTTCTTTTTTAATGACCCGCTTCGCCACCGCAATCGTGTGCCATTGGCGCGCCATCAGTCCTGGTGCGCTGCTGCTGCCTGCGCGCGCGGCAGTTCGTTGAAAAAGAAATCGTCGAGCATTAAATCGACTGCCTTCTCATATTTTTCACGTTCCCAAAGGCCCGAAACTATGAGCGGCAACCAGATCACAGCGGTCGAGCTGATGGTATAAACTTTTTTGTGTATAACAGCCTCGTTCTTTGAGTATGCTATTTCCACTTTTTGGCCATCTGGATATTCGTTGTATACCGGTATCAAGCCAAGCGAAAAAATGGTTAGCAAGAGCTTGCCATCGAATTCGTTACGACCTATTCGCAAGAACTTAATAAGACATCTTGCAGAGGCAGCTTGCCCATTTGATTGATTGCCCAATAAAGCTCTCTTGACCAAATAATTTTCAATCGCATTTCGTAATCGTGAATCTGGCTCCAATGCCTCATCAATTTGGGTTACGCACGGCTTCGGCACGGCGTAAGTCGCTGGATACGTTGCTTGAGTGATTAACTTTACTTCATACGAGTAACAATTCAGCAATTGAGCACTGAGCATAACGAGCGTCATCGCCGAAAGTCTATGCCTACCGGATGCCATAGTGATAATTTCGGTAGCCATTATTTGCCCGGAAGGACATATGTGCGACAGGTTGTGCGATAGCAGCGGATGCAGGCATTGAACCGAAAAAGCTCCAAAAGCCCTCCCATTTGCTCAGCGACATCTTGCGCGTGACGACCAAATTATCATGCATCACGCTCGTTGGCTTCAGGCCGGCAACTCGTGCCAATAAACTGTCTAGCCCGTGTTGACCTAGTGTTAAGCTCCAAAACGCAGAGTTATCATCAGCCCCAAATGCCATGCGGTCTCCGTCGGCACCCTTGCCGATTTCTTGTTGTCTGCGATCAAAACCTTAGCTTCCTTTTTTTCTTTTGGCGAGAATCAAGTTCTGCGCTGATAGACTTTGAGCCACATTGCCTCCGGCAAAACGATCGCTCAAATCGCTTAACACGCACACATAAATCGAGCAAACTGCCCGTAGGGTGTTGCTCAGCCGCGCCCATACCCAGCGAAAAGCGAAATCAGAATCGCGTTTGAACTACATTCGCGATGTTAGTTTTTCCGTAGGGCCAGCCGTAATAGCTTAGGGGCAGTCCTTCTGAAAATGGCAGCCGCCGGCTTGCGCGTCGTTTCCCGTCGGGAAACGACTAAGGATACAACAAAAACTTCTTGCGCTCTTCTTCAAAAGCCTTCACATCGGCTTGCGTCTTCTGCACCAGAATCTCGGGCTTCTCGCCCTTGGCGATGGCGTCGATGAATGCCATGTCGCCGATACCGTTGCCAATGCGGGCCCAGTTTTTTTCGCGGTTCTTTTCGGGCAGGTTATTGTAGAGAATGCCCGCAATGGTCACCATGGTGCGCATCGGGTCGACCTTGCGCCGGTTCGTCACCACCAGCTTGAAGCCGCGGCACGTCTCTTTACTGTAAGCCGAGCGTTTGGGTTTAAACTTCGCAGGGTAGAACTTCACACCCGGCAGCTTCGCCTGGTTGAGCGCCGTGACGATTTTTTTCATGTCGAAAAACGGCGCGCCGAAAAACTGAAAAGGGTTTGTAGTGCCCCGACCGACGCTAATGTTCAAGGCTTCGAGTGAGCCTGCGAGGTGATAGCCCAAAACCGATTGCATTCCGGTGATGCTCGGGCTCGGGTTGCGCCAGGGCAGCCCTGTTTCATCATAGAAGAGGCTGTGCTTGTAACCAGATAATTTTACGACTTCTATATCCGCACCAATTTGAAAGCGATTGTTATAGTAGTTCGCGAGTTCGCCCATCGTCATCGCGTGCGAAATCGGTATCGGGTAATAGCCGGCGAACCCGCCATGAAATTTGCTTTCGAGCACGGGCCCGTAGACGCCGAGCGGCGCCGCCATGTTCGGGCGGTCAAGAATCAGCATCTTCTTGCCCGCCGCCTTCGCTGCTTTCATGGCGAGCACCATCGTCGTGGCATAAGTATAATAGCGCAGGCCAATCTCTTGAATATCAAAGATCAACAGATCGACGTCGGCCAGATCGGCGTTGTCGGGTGCCTTCTTGTGGCGAGTGTAGAGAGAAATCACCGGCAGCCCGGTCTTTTTGTCTTTTTCACCCGAGACATGTTCGTCGACTTCACCGCGCACACCGTGCTCGGGAGCGAAAATTTTCGCCACCTTGAATTTCGGGTGCAGCAGATCGATGATGTGCCGGCCTTTGCTGTCGACGGCGCTGTGGTTGACAATCAGCGCCAGGCGTTTGTCTTTTAGCAACGCATCGGGCTTCTG
The sequence above is a segment of the Turneriella parva DSM 21527 genome. Coding sequences within it:
- a CDS encoding adenylate/guanylate cyclase domain-containing protein, whose translation is MKFRSYLYPSFDDRTLEHRFIHDNNEKAARQARWGFAFGTFGYAVLGVIAYLIQPEMFERTWRFIYGFIFPTHLMAAIVIPMLRRFFYLQWVLVSANVFSNTCAILLMHLSPDEFYIKYGYGLVICIIIYTFAMLRLRTFFAVIASTLVIGQYIAYLVFGRPLPLNDAVFGIAIIAFVNTAGLVSVFFFEQNARIEFMQSRTIEEQSRQLGEEKKKSEALLLNMLPETVANRLLSGERTIADYFDNVSVLFADIEGFTSLSRRMNPHELVALLNRIFSLFDALAQALGLEKIKTIGDAYMVGAGLPHAVDNHAERCFNMALGMMRILEEENAAVPEKLRLRIGIASGPVVAGVIGQNKFIYDLWGDTVNTASRMESSGVAGEIHITGSTREALGDAAEYVDRGEIEIKGIGKMRTYLARAI
- a CDS encoding PIN domain-containing protein translates to MKVYIDSSWLLRVMLRQSTVAALPPGAEVYSSLLLNVECRRTLDRHHQRRLISDESYVSIGQQLQQYLDQVNMLDLSSDIVSRAAEPFFLPVGTLDALHLATALKIREVENEVLHLATFDDELALVARAHDLRVI
- a CDS encoding type II toxin-antitoxin system Phd/YefM family antitoxin — translated: MQTITISKLKTHLSAEIKKLKKTGGVEIVQRDVPVARLMPIEAKATLKFYSRAKAPFRFLKPVIEVDFDPVDLLLEDRRKERI
- a CDS encoding exo-beta-N-acetylmuramidase NamZ family protein, producing MKTLLLVAVFFTAVGVEAKGKAKGAGKRAKVKTGLDMLMQKPDALLKDKRLALIVNHSAVDSKGRHIIDLLHPKFKVAKIFAPEHGVRGEVDEHVSGEKDKKTGLPVISLYTRHKKAPDNADLADVDLLIFDIQEIGLRYYTYATTMVLAMKAAKAAGKKMLILDRPNMAAPLGVYGPVLESKFHGGFAGYYPIPISHAMTMGELANYYNNRFQIGADIEVVKLSGYKHSLFYDETGLPWRNPSPSITGMQSVLGYHLAGSLEALNISVGRGTTNPFQFFGAPFFDMKKIVTALNQAKLPGVKFYPAKFKPKRSAYSKETCRGFKLVVTNRRKVDPMRTMVTIAGILYNNLPEKNREKNWARIGNGIGDMAFIDAIAKGEKPEILVQKTQADVKAFEEERKKFLLYP